A part of Brassica rapa cultivar Chiifu-401-42 chromosome A05, CAAS_Brap_v3.01, whole genome shotgun sequence genomic DNA contains:
- the LOC103854442 gene encoding leucine-rich repeat receptor-like serine/threonine-protein kinase At2g14510, with product MIIFRRKKKKKSSPSSLTLTCSSNSLSLLLCHFLSHLWSWRVNPSPSFFPPKPSFLLPLSLSLSHANCFSAAMSHLRLILLAVLSLVSSILSQPSATLIDCGASASSVIAGRSWQPDGDFISAGTSKNVSEQVLDQVLSTVRSFPAAATRRKFCYVVAVSRGWKYTIRTTYFYGGVNGKANPPPVFDQIVDGTLWGVVNTTADYAEGLASYYEGVFLAQGKSMSVCVASNSYTASDPFISALEVVRLDGSVYNSTEFGGFGLSLVARHAFGYSGPIIRFPDDEFDRFWEPYSLNSTVPNNRKLEVSGFWNLPPSRIFNTDLRATQVQPLEFTWPPMPLKNSVYYIALYFAHDSDSLDGGGSRVFDVSVNGVTYYKEVSVAPAGAVIFASRWPLEGQTTLKLSPRSGSTLPPLVNGGEMFELIALGGRTLVRDATALNAIKSSFKNVPVDWSGDPCMPKNYSWTGVTCSEGPRIRIVALNLTSMGLSGSLAPEVSRLTALSSIWLGNNSLSGSIPDFGSLKLLESVHLEDNRFSGTFPSFFSGVPRLRELFLQNNNLTGQVPSNLVQNPGLELRTSGNPFLTQPPR from the exons ATGATAATATttagacggaaaaaaaaaaaaaaatcgtctCCTTCCTCGCTGACTCTGACCTGTTCCtctaactctctctctctgcttcttTGTCATTTTCTCTCTCATCTCTGGAGCTGGAGGGTCAACCCCTCCCCCTCCTTCTTCCCACCTAaaccttcttttcttcttcctctctctctctctctctctcatgctAACTGCTTCTCCGCCGCCATGTCCCATCTCCGCCTCATCCTCCTCGCAGTGCTCTCCCTCGTCTCCTCCATTCTCTCTCAGCCCTCCG CGACTCTGATCGACTGCGGCGCCTCCGCCTCCTCCGTAATCGCCGGCCGGAGCTGGCAACCCGACGGCGATTTCATCTCCGCCGGAACATCCAAAAACGTCTCCGAACAAGTGCTAGACCAAGTCTTATCCACCGTCAGATCCTTCCCCGCCGCCGCCACCCGCCGCAAGTTCTGCTACGTCGTCGCCGTCTCCCGCGGCTGGAAGTACACGATCAGGACGACGTACTTCTACGGCGGAGTCAACGGGAAAGCCAACCCGCCGCCGGTGTTCGACCAGATCGTCGACGGGACGCTCTGGGGAGTCGTGAACACCACGGCGGATTACGCAGAGGGGCTCGCTTCTTACTACGAAGGAGTGTTTCTGGCGCAGGGGAAGTCGATGAGCGTCTGCGTGGCGTCCAACTCGTACACGGCTTCTGATCCGTTCATCTCGGCCTTGGAGGTTGTTAGGCTCGATGGCTCTGTTTACAACTCGACTGAGTTTGGAGGCTTTGGGCTTAGTCTTGTTGCTAGGCATGCTTTTGGGTACAGTGGACCAATCATCAG GTTTCCAGATGATGAGTTTGATAGGTTTTGGGAGCCCTACTCGCTGAACTCGACAGTACCAAACAACAGGAAGCTCGAGGTTTCTGGTTTCTGGAACCTTCCGCCTTCGAGGATATTCAACACGGATCTAAGAGCTACTCAGGTTCAGCCTCTGGAGTTCACGTGGCCTCCAATGCCATTGAAAAACTCTGTTTATTATATCGCCCTATACTTTGCTCATGACTCTGATTCGTTGGACGGTGGTGGGTCCAGAGTGTTTGATGTTTCTGTGAACGGTGTAACGTATTATAAAGAGGTCTCTGTTGCTCCGGCTGGTGCGGTTATATTCGCGAGCAGGTGGCCTCTTGAAGGTCAAACGACGTTAAAGTTGAGTCCTAGAAGTGGCTCAACGCTTCCCCCTCTTGTTAATGGTGGTGAGATGTTTGAGTTGATAGCTCTTGGAGGGAGAACTCTTGTTCGAGATG CGACTGCTCTGAATGCTATTAAAAGCAGTTTCAAGAACGTACCTGTTGATTGGAGTGGAGATCCTTGTATGCCTAAAAACTACTCGTGGACTGGAGTTACATGCTCTGAAGGTCCTCGAATACGCATAGTAGCTTT GAACTTAACGAGTATGGGACTTTCTGGTTCGTTAGCACCTGAAGTTTCAAGATTGACAGCATTGTCCTCCAT TTGGCTGGGAAACAATTCTCTCTCGGGAAGTATACCTGACTTCGGTTCACTCAAACTGCTGGAATCAGT GCACTTGGAAGACAACCGTTTCAGTGGAACTTTTCCTTCATTTTTCAGTGGAGTGCCACGTTTGCGAGAGCT GTTCTTGCAAAACAACAACCTAACAGGCCAAGTTCCTAGCAATCTTGTTCAGAATCCAGGACTTGAGCTAAG GACTTCTGGTAATCCCTTTCTGACTCAACCCCCACGTTGA
- the LOC103854441 gene encoding uncharacterized protein LOC103854441, which produces MVSEAVSKMESPPLIGPRISFSADLSDGGDFICISPVICKELEREVVKGSVKVSDFEFLSENVTPQRMHTADELFSEGKLLPFWQAKHSEKLKNVNLKTKEDEQSRNVEVTMKSNNDNRVSWFIDEDPSPRPPKCTVLWKELLRLKKQRNSSASSSVRTVSSLSPSSSTSSSSSLEREEREKEGKRGKKGLERTRSASMRIRPMIHVPVCTPSKSSVPLPPLFPLSLKKNRAEKRT; this is translated from the coding sequence ATGGTCTCAGAAGCGGTTTCGAAGATGGAATCACCACCGTTGATTGGACCTCGTATCTCATTCTCAGCTGATTTATCCGACGGTGGAGATTTCATCTGCATCAGCCCTGTAATCTGCAAAGAGCTAGAGAGAGAAGTCGTTAAAGGGTCGGTGAAAGTCTCCGACTTTGAGTTCTTGTCGGAGAATGTGACTCCACAGAGGATGCACACCGCCGACGAGCTCTTCTCCGAAGGAAAGTTGCTTCCTTTCTGGCAAGCAAAGCACTCGGAGAAGCTTAAAAACGTTAACTTGAAGACCAAGGAAGACGAACAGAGTCGTAACGTCGAAGTGACGATGAAGAGTAATAACGATAACAGGGTGAGTTGGTTTATAGACGAAGACCCATCTCCTCGTCCTCCTAAATGCACTGTTCTCTGGAAAGAGCTTTTGCGGTtgaagaaacagaggaactcctctgcttcttcttcgGTGAGGACTGTGTCTTCGTTATCTCCGTCTTCTTCCACGTCATCATCGAGCTCGCttgagagagaggagagagagaaggaagggAAGAGAGGTAAGAAAGGGTTAGAGAGGACGAGATCGGCGAGCATGAGGATAAGGCCGATGATTCACGTCCCTGTTTGCACTCCTTCTAAATCCTCTGTTCCGTTGCCTCCTCTGTTTCCTCTTTCTCTTAAGAAGAACAGAGCAGAGAAACGCACTTGA
- the LOC103854440 gene encoding uncharacterized protein LOC103854440, whose amino-acid sequence MTKRRICYIVSGIISILFITFMTILILSQTVFKPKHPVLQTLSSTVEGVSTHISPPLDVQINFTLTLQMLLKNPNLVDFEYKTVENLVYYRDILVGNLTLPSSTLPAKGSAILPCPLVLQIDKFVANLGDILQDILQRKIVIETKANMPGKITVLGIFKAHLNTTSHCKLVLSVPSMEVVDQVCDLEAKL is encoded by the coding sequence ATGACCAAACGACGTATTTGTTACATAGTTTCTGGAATCATTTCCATCCTTTTTATCACCTTTATGACCATTTTGATCCTTTCGCAGACCGTGTTCAAACCAAAACATCCTGTATTACAAACCTTGTCTTCGACTGTTGAAGGTGTATCCACACATATATCACCGCCACTTGACGTCCAGATCAATTTCACACTTACACTCCAAATGCTGTTGAAGAATCCTAATCTTGTCGATTTCGAATACAAGACAGTAGAAAACTTGGTTTATTATAGGGATATTCTGGTGGGAAATCTCACTCTTCCTTCGAGCACACTTCCCGCCAAAGGCTCCGCGATTTTGCCATGTCCTCTTGTTCTTCAGATCGATAAATTTGTTGCCAATTTAGGTGATATTTTGCAAGATATATTGCAAAGAAAAATTGTGATAGAAACAAAGGCAAATATGCCAGGGAAAATTACAGTGTTGGGAATCTTTAAGGCACACTTGAACACAACATCACATTGCAAACTCGTACTTAGCGTTCCTTCAATGGAAGTGGTGGATCAAGTGTGTGATCTTGAAGCTAAACTATAA